The genomic stretch GGGCCAGAGAGAGACTCCGATCCTGGAGATGCCCCCCGCCCTGTGCCCCAGAACAGCCGGGCAGAGGATCCAGGATTGCTACACGTTTGGCCGAGTCTAGCGCAATAgagttgctgctgctcctgtttcCTGAGGGGAAGGGAAATTGAGGCTTTTGCAGTGGGCGATGGAGCATTCTCATTCATTAGCTGGCTCACGTGGGAAACTCCAGCCCGGAGGCAGGGGGATTAACAGCCACAGTGGAAGCTCCTCTCCTCTCATGGCCGTCTCTGCTCCCTTgcggtgaggatgtgcaccatgAGGATCCCGGCCAGCAGGATTCCCAGCGTCCCCAGCACAAGGATCCCCTTGGCGCGGCAGTAGGACAGCGCTGGGGTCTGGGGCGGGACAGGACCTGAAGGAATAAATCAATGTTTAGGGGGTTCATGCCGTCTGGAAACCCAAATCTGTACCGGGTGCCAGGAGCTCCAACTCTGAAGACCCCAGTGAGCTGGGATGCAAACACCCAGCTGTTCCCTTTGGGCCAGACTCTTGgtaccccccaacccccagctacAGACCTTCCTGCCCAGTGCCAGGGTGGGGTGTAGGAATTGGGGAGTAGCCCCTTAGAAATCCTGCGAGCCCTCTAGTGGTGCTCACTGTGCCCTAGAATCAGCCAGAGCAGCAGGGGGGGTGTACGAGCCAGGCCCGCCCGGGTTGTTCCCTGCTGCGTGCGCTcgagggggagggatggagcgaGCGTCACCTTCACAAGCCGCCTTGGGGGAGGCGCTGGCCGAGCTGTTGCTGACGGGGTTCGTGGCCGTGCAGGTGACGGGCGAGTCCTCGTCCCCCAGTCtgtgctggagcagcagggattcCTTGGTGGAGAGaatggcgcctcctgctgggtgTGTCCAGGTGTAATTGAGTTGCCTGGCCCTCTTCCCAGCGCTGCAGGTGAAGGTCACATTGCAGGTGCTGTTCCCAATCATCACAGTGTGGACCCTGATCTCCAGCTCCGACAGTCGCTCTGGGGCCCAGATGGGGGCAGGAAATACAAAATAACTCTGTACAGAGGCTGCCGTGGTGAGAACCTGCTGCAGGCTCCCCCCACTGACAGCCTGAGACTACAGGCCGGGGGGGGCTGACACACAGGGATCTCTCCCCCTTAGCAATTTTCCCCCACGTGTGAGAGCATCACCCAACCTCACTGTGCCATGTGGCTGGGACAGGAGAGGTCACCTTCCAtaagatagcaagtgtgaaaaatcgggacacttCATTTTTAGGGTGGGGTGTAatgttgcctatataagacaacgcccctaatcaggacatctggtcaccctactcttccAGCCAGGGGCCAGATCCTGTCCAGGGGAGGGATTTAGctgccccccactctccccaagGGACAGATTCAGAGTCTGCAGGAGCCATGTTTGCAGCCAGTGTACTTATGGCAGGACCCTGTGAATAGGCTGTATCTTTCCCTTTGTGTCTCCCCTACCCTGtcctcctctgtctctctctgtctctcttgcctttccccaatTGCCGTCTGCTTATTTTCTTTAAGCTGTGAGGCCAAGCCCAAACCCTAGACTTGGGCTATCAACTATCCATTCCAatacatatctatctatctatctatccccttACACaccatccatctatctatccatccttcTCCTTTGTTCATTTAGAGAGCTCTAAGTACTGTATTAGCTTGGtcccagagggaaatcctggcTCACCCCAAGGTGCCCCTCCAGATACCAAACGGTCTGCTAAAAGCTTCTTGCGAAGCCGGCATCTCATTTGAAGTCCACATTATCGCCTCCCGCTCCCTGCACCTGCACCtctccccatgcacacacacagacactcactGTAGATGAGCAATGGATAGTCACAGTGGTACATATTGTGTGCGACTGTGTTTTCCACTACTCCGTATTCACCCTCATCTGCCATCGTCAGGTTGCTGATCTCCAGCGAATAGCTCCGGCCGTGGAGTCTCACTCGCCCTCTGTATCTCTCGTCCTCCACAGTGAGACGGGGCAGGGCTCCGGGCCCCCCCGGTGTGACAACAGCAAGAGGCACCCTTCTGCCTGAGGGTGTGTCCTGGCGAGGGCTGGGTGCGGACCAGGTGATGCGCTTGAACACCTCCCCAGAATCAAGCGGGAGGACGACTGATTCTCCCAGAATCCCATTCATCAGTATGGGGAGACAAGCTGATTGAGCAGGACTTGTGTctgacaacacagaataaaagggTCCAGGAAACAGACCAAGCCCAGCCATCCCCGACCCGGCCCTGCAACTCCCTCTAGTCACAGAGAGTGAATTACAAAAGCCCTTTGACCTTCACTAGCACCTCACTGGCTTGAGCCCCTGGGCCCCTTACGCACATCAGTGAATTCTTGGGCCTGTCTTAgatgggaggtcagactacatgatcccaagggtctcttctggccttggaatccctGAATTAAGCCACATGACATGCCGTGTGTAGGAGGGAAATAcagtcctgtccctttaaaatttcTCCTctcctgtgggtgggtggggaaaccTCCTATCACACAGGAACTCCTTGTTACCCAATGGCATTCATCATGCAGGACTGGAGGAATTTGTAAAGGGCCGGTAATAAATGATCTCcaaatggggaaaccgaggcacagagtggtgcAGTGACCTTCACAGGGTcactggcagagttgggaacaggaGGGGAGGGTTCTGGGGCCGTGACGCCAGGCTGTGGGTTTCATTCCCTAGCCACCTGTTCCTTGCtctccctgctgcctctgccagAGGGTGCTGAGGTTATAGCAATGCTGGGGTTGTAaagggagagaacccagctctcctgttgGCCAGCTCTGGGCTCTCACTGCTGggccttcctgcctctccccagggGTCATTGTCTTGTTTAACAATGTGCCTGTGACCCCCCAAACCCTCAGTTCTTTTCATGGAGGCAGCAGCCCCGGTGAGTACCCAGGGTGGCTGAGGGTCACTGCCTGGCAAACTACCCTCCTGCGAACAAACACCCCACAGGGCGAAGGAGAGAACCTCCATCATGGACGGCATGggaccgggggcgggggggagcggaGAAGAGGCCAGCCAGGAACAGAGGCTGAGAGTCGGCACCATGTCTCTCCAACATTCTCTCTGCCTGGGCAACATGTGGGTCAGGGACGCAAGATCAGGGCCCTCGCGCTGGCTGGGTGCAGATTGCACTGGATCCTTGAGGGgagtgagacccccccccagcctggcccagctccTGGGCTTGGCCCCTCTACTGCTTCCGTCCCCTCCCAAGATTCACCCTTTcatttccaccccccacccccgctgggaTGGATACAGCCCCGCGTAACTTACCCCTGGGCTGGgaaatcagcaggaggaaaagaaGGAAGGGACGGGGAGCTCCTGCCATCCTGGCGGGCTGCAGGACAGGGAGCAGTCAG from Dermochelys coriacea isolate rDerCor1 chromosome 24, rDerCor1.pri.v4, whole genome shotgun sequence encodes the following:
- the LOC119848091 gene encoding SLAM family member 9-like — protein: MAGAPRPFLLFLLLISQPRDTSPAQSACLPILMNGILGESVVLPLDSGEVFKRITWSAPSPRQDTPSGRRVPLAVVTPGGPGALPRLTVEDERYRGRVRLHGRSYSLEISNLTMADEGEYGVVENTVAHNMYHCDYPLLIYKRLSELEIRVHTVMIGNSTCNVTFTCSAGKRARQLNYTWTHPAGGAILSTKESLLLQHRLGDEDSPVTCTATNPVSNSSASASPKAACEGPVPPQTPALSYCRAKGILVLGTLGILLAGILMVHILTAREQRRP